The genomic region GAGGAGGACGGAATCGTCCCGTACGGCTCGGATTTCCGGGCTCTCGCCAACCGCATTTCCCTGAGCGAGCCTCACGCGGGCGCTATGGTCCTCACATGGGCGGCCATGGCCCTCTGGTTCGGCGCGGGCGGCCGTTGCGCCGCAGTTCACGCGAGACTGTCGAATCAGCCCGCCCCAGGCGACGTCCAATCTGTTGGATCGATTGGCCCTGCACCTTGAGAGGCCGATCTCTTCGCGCTCTACCAATGAGAGCTATTGCCCCGAGACAGCCTTTGCCGAAGATCTGAACATCCTGGTGGCATGTCGCCCGCCTTTCGGAATAATCTGCTTCCGCGGTAGGTCGAGGGGGCGATCGGCAGCATCTTTCAGATCGGCTCAACCCCACGCGCCGCACGATCATCGTCAACGCGATCATGGCTTGGACCAGCGGTCGAGCTCCGCCGTCGCAAAATAAG from Bradyrhizobium lupini harbors:
- a CDS encoding helix-turn-helix domain-containing protein, coding for MIVRRVGLSRSERCCRSPPRPTAEADYSERRATCHQDVQIFGKGCLGAIALIGRARRDRPLKVQGQSIQQIGRRLGRADSTVSRELRRNGRPRRTRGPWPPM